CAACCAGGCGACCAGGCTGTTCCTGGAACGCGGCTTCGACGCCGTGACGATCGCCGAGGTCGCGGCGGCCGCACAGGTCGCCAAGATGACCGTCACCAACTACTTCCCGCGCAAGGAAGACCTCGCCCTCGACATGCGCGACGTGTTCGTGGGGCTGCTCGCCACGACCGTCCGGGAACGGGAAACCGGCGACTCCGCGCTGGCCGCGCTGCGCCGCGCCTTCCTCGCCCAGGTCGCCGAACGGAATCCCGTCGCGGGCTTCTCCGGCCCCGCGTTCGCCCGCATGATCATCGGCAGCCCGGCACTGGTCGCCCGGCTCCGCGAGTTCCACGACGACCGCGAGAAGGCCCTCGGCGACGTCCTCGCCGCCGAGACCGGCGCCGCACCGGGCGACATCGCCCCGCGCGTCGCCGCCGCCCAGCTCGGCGCCGTCCACCGGCTGCTGTTCGAGGAGATCCTGCGCCGCACCCTCCGCGGGGACGGCGACGACGCCGTCGCGGCCGCCGTCGCCCGCGACGCCCGCATCGCCTTCGCCGCCCTCGAACCGTCCCTCGGCTCCTACGCCGTCCGCTGACCGGGCCCGGTGGCGGGGAGCCGGGCCGTGGGCGTCTCGCGGGGCGATCCGGCGGTGCGGCGCCAGGAGTCCGCCGGGGCCGCTAAGTTCGGTGGCATGTCCGTGCCGCGGCTCGCCGTCTCCGTCGACCTCGTCGTCCTCACCGTGCGGGCGCAGCGGCTCTGCGCGCTGATGTGGCGCCGCGACCGGGCGCCCTACGACGGCGCGTGGTCGCTGCCCGGCGGCTTCATCCAGCTCGACGAGGACCTGCCCGTCGCCGCGGCCCGGCTGATGGCCGAACGCGCCGGGCTCGCGGACGTCCGCATCCACCTCGAACAGCTCGCCACCTACGGCTACCCCGACCGCGACCCCCGCCAGCGCGTCGTCAGCGTCGCCTACCTCGGCCTCGCCCCCGACCTGCCCGCCTCCAGCCGCGCCCAGGTCCTGTGGACGGCCGTGGACGAGCTCGTCCACCACGACAAGGCCGCGTTCGACCACCGCCGCATCCTCTGCGACGGCATGGAACGGGCGCGCGCGAAGCTCGAGTACACCTCGCTCGCCGCCGCGTTCTGCCCGCCCGAGTTCACCGTCGCCGAACTCCGCCGCGTCTACGAGATCGTGTGGGGCACCGCCCTCGACCCCCGCAACTTCCACCGGAAGGTCACCGGCGCCGACCGGTTCCTCATCCCCACCGACCGCACCACCACCCGCGACGGCGGCCGCCCCGCCCGGCTGTACCGCCGGGGGGACGCCGAGCAGCTGCGGCCGCCGATGCTGCGCCCCCGCGGCTGAAACCTCCGCACGTCCGGGCCCATAAGCTGGGGCACATCACCCCTGCGCACCCTGGAGGACAACGGTGTCCGAGGCAACCACTCCTCGCTTCCGCTCCGTTCTCGACCGGTTCGTGGCTTACAAGCCCGGCAAGGTCGTCGTGTCACCGGACGGGCGCTCGTTCAAGCTGTCGTCGAACGAGTCGCCGGAAGGTCCGCTGCCGTCCGTCCTGGACGCCATCGCGGACGCGGCGCGGAACGTCAACCGGTACCCCGACAACAACGCCACCGCCCTCACCGCCGAGATCGCGCAGTTCTGCGGCGTCCCCGCCGACCACGTCGCCGTGGGCTGCGGGTCCGTCGGCGTCTCGCAGATGCTTCTCGAGGCCGTCGCCGAACCCGGCGCCGAGGTCATCTACGCGTGGCGCTCGTTCGAGGCGTATCCGCTGCTCGTGGCCCTGTCGGGGGCCACGTCCGTCCAGGTGCCGCTCAAGGACGAGACGCACGACCTCGCGGCGATGGCCGACGCGATCACCGACCGCACCCGGCTGATCTTCGTCTGCAACCCGAACAACCCGACCGGCACCGCCGTCCGGCGCGCCGAACTGGAGGCCTTCCTCGACCGGGTGCCCGCCGACTGCCTGGTCGTCCTCGACGAGGCGTACCGCGAGTACATGCGCGACGCCGACGTCCCCGACGGGCTCACCCTCTACGGCGACCGGCCGAACCTGGCGATCCTGCGGACGTTCTCGAAGGCGTACGGGCTCGCGGGCCTGCGCATCGGCTACCTCGTCGCGCACCCCGAGGTCGCCGCCGCGATCCGCAAGACGTTCCTGCCGTTCAGCGTCAACTCCGTCGCGCAGGCCGCCGGCATCGCGTCGCTGAACGCGACGGACGAGCTGCTCGCGCGCGTCGACGAGACGGTCAAGGAGCGCGACCGGGTGCACGGCGCGCTCGTCGCCGCCGGCTGGACCGTCCCGCACACCGAGGCCAACTTCGTGTGGCTGCGCCTCGGCGAGGCGACGATGGAGTTCTCCGCGGCCTGCGACGCCCGCGGCGTCAGCGTCCGCCCGTTCGACGGGGAGGGCGCGCGCGTCTCGATCGGCTCCCCCGAGGAGAACGACGCCTTCCTCGCGGTCGCCCGCGACTTCCCGCACCGCACCTGACGTAACGAGCGGCCCGAGCGGCCCCGGACGTCCGCGCCCGCGCGCGTCCGGGGCCGGTGCTCAGGACGCCTTCGACGGGCCCAGCTTCTCGACGATCAGCCGGTACAGCTGGCGGGGACGGCCGGGCTGCGGCGTGCGGTTGGGCGGCAGCGGCCACGCCAGGCCCTCCTCCACGAGGGTGCGCAGCAGGCGGCGGGCGGTGCGCGGGGTGACGCCGAGCATGCGGCCCGCGTTCTCGGCGTCGACGATCAGCGGCTGCTCCTGGTCGCCGAGCTTGTCGGCGAGCCGGGCCAGGATCTCCAGGCCCTTCGGCTTCGCCTGCGGCTGCGAGCGCGGCGGGGTGCGCGGCGCGGGGACGAGCGCGCGGCCGTCCCGGTCGAGGGCGAACCCCTGCGTCCGCTGCGAGCTCTGCGACCGCGCGAGCGCCGCCCGCGCGTGGTTCTCCGCCTCGTGCGCCGTGCGGCCCATCCCGATGCCGACCTCGATCGCGAGGCCGAGCTCCTCCCGGACGCGCTCGACGAACGGCGGCGTCCGGAACCCCTCGGTCGACGACGTCACCGAGCCGCGCGTCGCGGTGACGAGGTAGCTGTGGTCGTCCAGCGGCCACACCGACGCGCTCATGCGGTGCGCCTCCTGCAGCAGGACGCGGTGCAGCGCCAGCTTCAGCTCGTCGCGCCAGTAGCGGGGCGTGACGCGGCGGGGCGTCTCGCGCAGCGTCGGCACGTCCACCAGGACGACGACGAGCTGCGACTCCTCCAGCCGGTGGTGCGCGCCGAGGAGCGCCGCCGTCTGCAGCGAGCTGCGGATCGCCGCGCCCGTCGGGCGGACCCGGATCGTCGGGACGCCCGCCATCTCCATCCGCTCGGCGGTCGCGTGCACGCACGTCATCGCCACGGTCGTCGCGCCGCGCCGCCACAGCCGCTCGTGGAACGCCGCGAGCGTCCCCGGGCCGGCCGACTCCTCGCGCAGGTGCACCTGCTCGGTGCCGAGGCCGATCTCGGCGTACGCCTCCTCGACCTCCGCGCGGCCGAGCACGTCGATGCTGACCCGTCCCGGGTCGAAGCGCTCGTCGAGGGACGCCCGCAGCAGCGCGCCCTGCAGCGCGGCGCCGTTCAGCGGGACGTACGTCGCGGGCATCGTCAGCACGCCCGCCTTGCGCGCGAAGTCGTACGGGACGGGACTGGCGAACAGGCACACGTCCACCCCCGACCCCAGCCGCACGACCTTGTCGGCCGCCTCCTGTTCGTCTCGGTATGCGGCGGCCACCAGCCGGCTCGGCACCGGCGTGGGGCCGTGGCCCATCAGCATGACCCGTTCGACCAGGTCATGGGGGCCCACGACGCCGATCGTGAGATCGGGCGTGACCGACCCCGTTCGTGCGGCCGTCATCGATGATCGCTCGCTTCCGGTCCATCCTCTCGGCGGGGGTCCCGCCCCGGACATGCGTTCCCGCACCTTCCGTCCAAAGGTTGACTCATGGCGTGTCGCCCCTGCCTTCTGACCCAGCACCGCGGTCCCCGTGCGATTCGTCCCCCATGGGATGGATCGGGTCGGGACGACGCTGTGTGACGTCCAGACGCGAAATCGAATCAAGAGTGCGGCGAAAAAGTAACCTACGCGACCCCCTAGTCAGTAATTTGTCACCATTCGGCCAGTCATGATCCTGCATCTTCGGGTGTCCGAAGTTCAAACACAAGACCCGAAAACACCTCGGGACCCCCGTAGTGACGCGGTCACATACTGAGGAGACCCCTCCGCCCGGCGATCGGTTTACGCGCGGGCCGTAAGGCGGCCGACCCGACGCCGCGGCGCCCGGAAAGACGAGGGATCCGGTTCGGCCGTCGCGCCGCTCACGGCCGGTGATTTTTCACCGCGTTACGGTCCGCCCCATCGGGACCGTTCCAGTGCCCATTTCCCCAGGCGACGGGCGTGTCGGCCGACCGAAACGCGGCCGTGCGGGAAACGGCACGTGATCGTCCGGTAACTCACTGCTGATCATTTCCGGCGCGGTGCGTGACAACCGGCGTCAGACGGCTAGCCGAAGTTGGTCAGGGCGAACCCGAATGGCGGCACCAAACCGCCCACTCGCGTCCAGAAGTCACTCCCGCGAGTCGTGTTCCGTGCGGAGGGACGAACGGCGCCCGCCCGAACGCGCACCGGACTTCACACGAAGCCGCGCTTCGCATGTCCGTCCGACCCGAAACGCAGAGCACCCCCGCGATCACCGCCGGTTGTACGGACGGTGACCGCGGGGGTGTTCCGCTGAGCGGTCCCGGGTCAGGCTGAGCGGTTCCGGGTCACGAGGTCTCGCGGACGATGTCCGCGCCGAGCTGCGAGAGCCGCTCGGCGGTGTGGGCGTGCCCGCGGTCGAGGTAGTAGGCGGACGTGATCGTGGTCTCGCCCTCGGCGGCGAGCCCGGCCAGGACGAGCGCGCTGCCGCAGCGCAGGTCGTGCGCCTCGACCTCGGCGCCGCGCAGCGCGCGCGGGCCGTTGACCTTCGCGCGGTTGCCGTCGACGTCGATGTCGGCGCCCATCTTGCGGAGCTCGTCGGCGAGCTTGAAGCGGCCGTCGAAGATGCGCTCGTAGATGTAGGACGGGCCGTCGGCGAGGCACGACAGCGCCATGATCGGCGACTGCAGGTCGGTCGCGAAGCCGGGGTACTCGTCGGTGATGACGTTGATCGGGCGCAGCGTCCGCTCGCGCCGCACCTGCAGGACGGCGCCCTGCTGGTGGAACTCGACGCCCATCTGCTCCAGCTTGTCGGCGGCGACGCCGAGGTGCTCGAGGGTCGCGCCGACGAGGCTGAGGTCGCCGCCGGTGATCGCGGCGGCCATCACGAACACGCCGGTGTCGATGCGGTCGGGCATCACGGTGTGCTCGACGGCGGTGAGCTCGTCGACGCCCTCGACGGTGATGAAACCGGTGCCGCCGCCGCTGATCTTGGCGCCCATCGCCTGCAGGATCGCGATGTTGTCGAGGACCTCGGGCTCCAGCGCCGCGTTCTTGATCAGCGTGGTGCCCTGCGCGAGCGCCGCGGCCATGATCAGGTTCTCGGTGCCGGTGTGCGACGGGGTGTCGCAGTACAGCGTGCCGCCGCGCAGGTCGCCGGCCTTGATGTGGATGACGCCGTCGCCGTCGTCGCCGACGTTCTCGGTGACGGTCGCGCCCATCCGCTTGAAGCCGTTGTAGTGGAAGTCGAGGTTGCGGCTGCCGAGGTTGCAGCCCCCGACGCCCTCGATGACGGCCTCGCCCAGCCGGTGCAGCAGGGCGGGGACGAACAGGAACGAGCCCCGGAACCGGGACGCGATGTCGGCGGGCAGCACCGGGCTGCTGAGCGTCGACGCGTCGATGACGAGGGTGCGCTCGGCCTCGTGCAGCTCGGCGCGGGCGCCGATCGCGCGGGCCAGCTCGACGGCGCGGCGGACGTCCTCGATGATCGGCACGTTGCGCAGCACGGTCCGCCCCTTGGCGGCCATCAGGGAGGCGCCGATCATCGGCAGGACGGCGTTCTTGGCGCCCTGGACGAAAACGGTGCCGTGCAGCTGCCGGCCGCCGCGCACACGGTAACGAACCTCGTGGCCCATGCTCATGCCGCGATACTCCTTCGGATGCGGAAAACCTGCCGGATCATGCGGGACCGCCTGGGCCGTGCGCGCCGAACGGCGTCCCCTATGCGTCTGCCGCGACGCGTCCCCAGTAAACCACCGCACCGAGGGTGCGGCGCCCGGAGCGACGCCCGCGGATCGGTTCGCTCGTTGAGATGCCCATCGAACGGAAAAAGTTCACTTGCCCAACTCACCGGCGCAACCGCCACTATGGTGATCAATATGGACGAATCGCCAGGCTGGGACGCGATCGACGCCGCGTTGCGCAGCGTTTACGGAGACCTGGAGCCCAAGCACTGGGCGACGATCCACAAGTGGATGCTCGGCGGGCCCGACCCGCTGGACGGCATCAGCGCCTATCCGCGCACCGATCCCGTGCCGCACTGGCACATGGTGTCGTACGGGATGAGCGAGCTGTACGAGAAGGAATCCGAGAACCCCGACGAGTCGGGCTGGGGCTTCGAATTCACGTTCCGCCTGGTCAGGAACCCCGAGGACGAGACGCCCCCGGTGTGGGCGGCGAGCATGCTGCAAAATCTCGCTCGGTATGTGTTCAATTCCGGCAACTGGTTCGAGCCCGGCCACCATATGAACGTGAACGGACCGATCGCCGCCGACCGCGACGACTCCGACATCCGCGCGATCACCTTCGTCGTCGACCCCGAACTCGGCGAGATCGCCACCCCGCACGGTTCCCTGCAGTTCCTCCAGGTCGTCGGGCTGGCGACCGAGGAGTACGAGGCCGTCCGGCAGTGGAACTCCGAAGCCCTCATGGACGTCCTGGCGCCTCACCTGCCGCTGTTCGTCACCGACCTCGACCGCCGCTCCCTGCTCGCCGACCCCGGCGTGGCGCGCGCCGTCCGCGAGGGCCTCGAACGGGACGGCTCCAGCAGCGGCATGCAGTTCGTGTCCACCGCGCACTGGGACCGCGGCCCGGACGGCACCACGATCAAGCTCGGCGCGCTGCAGGCCCCCGCGATCGCCGACTCGCTCCGCGGCCGGCTCCCGTTCGGCCGCGAACTGACCCTGCGGACCGAGGACACCGCCCTGACGTTCGTCCCCGCCGACGAGTTCGCGATCGAGGAGCCCGACGACGGGCGGCTCGCCATCGGCGTCCCGTCCGGCGCCCTGGACGACCTCGTCGCGACCCTGCAGCCGACGGCGGCCCGCAGGCCCGTGCCGTCCCTGCCGGGCCTCACCGTCGAGATCGTCCCCACGCACATGAAGGACCAGTACGGCGAGGAGACCGGCGAGGTCGTCGGCTGATCAGCGGACCTCCAGGACCTCCACCGGGTCGCCGACCGTGAGCGCGCCCGGCGTGCGCGGCACGCAGCTCTGCCCGAACAGCAGGCTCCCCTCGACCTTGCGGTAGGACGCCAGCGTGCGCAGCGGCTCCCGGCCGCGCTCGCCGGTGTCCTGGTCGGTGGTGGTGACCACGCAGCGCCCGCACGGCTTCACCGCCTCGATCACGGTCGCGCCGATCCGCAGCAGCCGCACCCCGTCCTCCCCGTACGCGCCGAGGCCCGCGACGACGATGCTCGGCCGGAACCGGTTCATCGGCAGCGGCTCCGCCAGCCGCCCGTTCAGGTCGGCGAGCGACTCGGCGGAGATCAGCAGCAGCGGGTAGGCGTCCGCGAACTTCAGCGTGCCGCCGCCCCGCGACGTCTCCCGCCGCCCCGTGAACCGGACGAGCCGGCACTCCCGCCCGAGCACGTCGCCGAACCACGCGGCGGCCTCGTCGCCCTGATCGACCCCCAGGCAGTCGGACGCGTGGACGCGCACGTCCCGCACCTCGCCGTCGTCCACGGGCTTGTGGACGAGCGGCGCCGCGCCCGGCGCGGTCACCGTGAGGAGCTCGCCGTCGAAGGCCGGGCGCAGCAGCGCCATGCGCGGGTCGCCGCGCTGCGACAGGAACCGGCCGTCCGGATCCACCAGCATGAACTCGCGGTCGTGCCGCAGCCCCTCCGGCGTCAGCTCGGCGGTGCTCAGCGCGGTGCCGCGCCCGCCCTTGAGGGGGTAGATGTCGAGTTCGAGCAGCGTGCCGGGCACGGCGCCTCCGTTAGGTGAGGTCGGCGAGACGGTCGAACACGGGGCCGAGCCGCTCGACGAACCGTTCGGGACGGCACACCTCGTCCAGCCGTCCCTCGTCGAGGGACAGCCCGGCCGCCGCCGCGTGCGCGCGCAGCGTCTCGCGGAACGGCACGCCCGTCTCCCACGTCTCCATGGCCGCCTTCTGGACGAGCGGGTACGCCTCGTCGTCGCGGGACATCCCCGCCTCGACCAGCTCCAGCAGCACCGTCGAGGTGTAGATCAGCCCGCCGGTCGACTCCAGGTTCGCCGTCATCCGGGCCTCGTCGACGACGAGCCCGGACATGAGACGGTTCGTCAGGTTCAGCATGTAGTCGAGTGCGACGGACGCGTCCGGCAGCGCGATCCGCTCGGTCGAGGAGTGCGAGATGTCGCGCTCGTGCCACAGCGGGATGCCCTCCAGCACCGGGACGATCTGCGCCCGCACGATCCGCGCCATCCCCGCGAGCCGCTCGGAGATGATCGGGTTCTTCTTGTGCGGCATCGCCGACGAGCCCTTCTGGCCCTTCCCGAACGGCTCCCACAGCTCCCGCACCTCGGTGCGCTGCCCGTGCCGGACCTCCAGCGCGATCGCCTCGCACACCGTCGCCATGATCGCGAGCGCCGACACCCACTCGCTGATCCCGTCCCGGATGACGACCTGCGTCGACACGTCCGCGCTCGCGAGCCCCAGCTCCCGCGCGACGTGCGCCTCGATCGCCGGGTCGATGTTCGAGTACGTCCCGACCGCCCCGGAGATCGCCATCACGCCCACTGCCGCGCGGGCCCGGCGCAGCCGGTCCCGGGACCGCGCCATCGCGAACGCGAAGTCCGCGACCCGATGGCCCCACACGTCCGGCTCCCCGTGGATCCCGTGCGTCCGCCCGACCCGCAGCGTCCCCCTGTGCGCCAGCGCGTGGTCGCGCAGCGTCGCGACGAGCGCGTCCGCCTTCGCCAGCAGGATGTCGGTCGCCTCGACCAGCTGCAGCGCCAGCGCCGTGTCCAGCAGGTCGGACGACGTCATCCCGAAGTGGACGTACCGCGCGGCCTCGCGCGGCTCGGTGTTGTCCGCCCACGCCGACAGGAACGCGATCACATCGTGCTGCGTCACCGCCTCGATCTCGTGCACGGCCTCCGGCGTCGGCGGCGGCGCCTTGCGCACCGGCTCCACCACCTCCGGCGGGATCGTGCCGGCCGCGGCGTGGGCCTCGACGACGAGGACCTCCACCTTGCACCACAGCTCGTACTTGTGCGCGTCACTCCAGACGCGCCCCATCTCCGGAAGGGTGTAGCGCTCAATCACCCGACGATTGTCCCAGGTTCCACGACGAACGATGGCGTCGGCCTCTTGCCTATGGCGACGCCCTCGGCGTCAGGCCCCCAGGGGGCCTTCCTTCAACGGGCCCCGCGTGCGATTGCTGCATCGCGAAGACTCGCCCAGGGGCTCGCTTCGCGATCAAGTTCTCGCTTCGCCCGCACTTGGCTTCGCACGCGATCGCAGGTGTTCAGCCGGGTGCCGGGCTGGGGTGATGGCTGGCGGGGTTGCCCTTGGACGGGGCGGGACTGCGGCGTTCTAGGAGGACGGTCGTGGTGAGGATGGCGATCAGGGCCGCTATCTCGGCGGTGGCCAGCCAGAGGCCGAGGGGGATCGTGGCCAGGGACGCGGCGGCGGCGGCGAGGCGGATGCGGGACGGGCCGATGCGCATGATGCGGCGGAACAGCACGTCGCCCGCGAGGTAGAGGGCGACGCCGCCGGCGATGGCGAGGGCCGTGCCGGGCTTGAGGTGCTCCCAGGCGTGCTCGACGGCCTTCTTCATCCCGGCGGCCGTGACCAGCACGCCGACGATCAGCGGGATGTGCGCGTAGAAGTAACCGAACATCGTCATCTGCGTGCGGCGGGCGTCGTCGGCGGCGGCGAGCGTCTCCTCCGCGCGTTCGTCGTCGCCGGTGAAGTACGTCCACCAGATCGCCGCCGCGAGCGCGAGGCCGAGGAGCGCGGCGACGACCAGGCCCGCGTCGAGGTGGGCGTGCGCGGCGCCGGTCCCCACGGAGATGATCGACTCGCCGAGGGTGATCATGACGAGCAGGCCGTGCCGTTCGACGATGTGCTCCGGCCGGATCCGGAACAGCCCGCCCGCCGGGACGATGTAGGGCTGGACGATCGGCACGACGAGCGCGATCGTCCACAGCACGTACACCGCGGGGCCGCCGTCGAGCAGCCCGGCGGCGATGATCAGCGCGGCGGCCAGCAGGTTCGCGGGCAGGACGCGCAGGATGTTCGGGTTTCCGCGCGCGTACAGGGTGACGTGCGCGAGGACGAGCAGGAGGTAGCCGAGGCCCCAGACGAGCCCGCCGCCGCCCGTGAAGGCGGTCGGGGTGCCGATCGCGACCATGAAGAAGCCGCCCATGCCGGCGAGGATCAGCAGGCGGTGCGCGGTGGCCTTCGGCGCGGTCATGTTGGTCAGCCAGGCGTACCCGCCGTACATCCACCACAGGACGCCGAACATCAGCACGATCTGGAAGAGGCCGAGCGGGCTGAACTCGCCGATCAGGACGTCGGTCAGGCGGATCAGCGTGAAGACGAACACGAGGTCGAAGAAGAGCTCGAGCGTCGTGACGCCGTAGACCTCCTCCTCGTCCGTGGGGGTGGGGGAGGAGGTCATCGGTCCGCCTTCGGGGGTTATGTCCGTGTAATCATGTAATCCTTACACGCCCTCGGCGGCCTTCGCGGCGATATCGGTCCGGTGGTGCGAGCCGCGCAGGCCGATTTCGGACACCGCGCGGTACGCCGCCGTGCGGGCCTCCGCGAGGTCCGCGCCGGTCCCGACGACGCTGAGCACCCGGCCGCCGCTCGCGACGAGCCGTCCGTCGTCCATGTCCAGGCTGCTGCCCGCGTGCAGGACGTACGCGCCGTCCACCGCGTTCGCCCCCGCCAGGCCCGTGATCTCGTCGCCCTTCGACGGCGCCGCCGGGTATCCCTCCGCCGCGACCACCACCGTGACCGCCGCGCCCGGGTGCCACTCCGGCCGCAGGTCGGGGTCCAGGCCGCCGATCGCGCACGCCTGCAGCAGCGTCGCGATCGGGGTGGCGAGCCGGTCCAGGACGACCTGCGTCTCGGGGTCGCCGAACCGCGCGTTGAACTCCACGACCCGGACGCCCCGCGACGTCAGCGCCAGCCCCGCGTACAGGACGCCCACGTACGGCGTCTCCCGGCGGCGCAGCTCGTCCAGCGTGGGCTGCACGACCGTGGACATGACCTCGTCCACCAGCCCCTCGGGCGCCCACGGCAGCGGGGTGTAGGCGCCCATGCCGCCGGTGTTCGGGCCCGCGTCGCCGTCCAGGGCGCGCTTGAAGTCCTGCGCGGGCAGCAGCGGGACGGCGTGCCGGCCGTCGCACAGCGCGAACAGCGACACCTCCGGACCGTCCAGGAACTCCTCGATCACGACCCGCTCGCACGCCTCCGCGTGGGCGAGCGCCGCGTCCCGGTTTTCGGTCACCACGACGCCCTTGCCCGCCGCGAGCCCGTCGTCCTTCACCACGTACGGCGGGCCGAACGCGTCGAGCGCCGCCTCCGCCTCCGCACGCGACCCGCAGACCCGCGCGTCCGCCGTCGGCACTCCGGCCGCCGACATGATCTCCTTCGCGAACGCCTTCGAGCCCTCGATGCGGGCCGCCTCGCGGTCCGGGCCGAAGCACGGGACGCCCGCCGCGCGCAGTGCGTCCCCGACGCCCGCCACCAGCGGCGCCTCCGG
The nucleotide sequence above comes from Actinomadura algeriensis. Encoded proteins:
- a CDS encoding MOSC domain-containing protein; amino-acid sequence: MPGTLLELDIYPLKGGRGTALSTAELTPEGLRHDREFMLVDPDGRFLSQRGDPRMALLRPAFDGELLTVTAPGAAPLVHKPVDDGEVRDVRVHASDCLGVDQGDEAAAWFGDVLGRECRLVRFTGRRETSRGGGTLKFADAYPLLLISAESLADLNGRLAEPLPMNRFRPSIVVAGLGAYGEDGVRLLRIGATVIEAVKPCGRCVVTTTDQDTGERGREPLRTLASYRKVEGSLLFGQSCVPRTPGALTVGDPVEVLEVR
- the hisC gene encoding histidinol-phosphate transaminase, encoding MSEATTPRFRSVLDRFVAYKPGKVVVSPDGRSFKLSSNESPEGPLPSVLDAIADAARNVNRYPDNNATALTAEIAQFCGVPADHVAVGCGSVGVSQMLLEAVAEPGAEVIYAWRSFEAYPLLVALSGATSVQVPLKDETHDLAAMADAITDRTRLIFVCNPNNPTGTAVRRAELEAFLDRVPADCLVVLDEAYREYMRDADVPDGLTLYGDRPNLAILRTFSKAYGLAGLRIGYLVAHPEVAAAIRKTFLPFSVNSVAQAAGIASLNATDELLARVDETVKERDRVHGALVAAGWTVPHTEANFVWLRLGEATMEFSAACDARGVSVRPFDGEGARVSIGSPEENDAFLAVARDFPHRT
- a CDS encoding GTP cyclohydrolase IIa translates to MVERVMLMGHGPTPVPSRLVAAAYRDEQEAADKVVRLGSGVDVCLFASPVPYDFARKAGVLTMPATYVPLNGAALQGALLRASLDERFDPGRVSIDVLGRAEVEEAYAEIGLGTEQVHLREESAGPGTLAAFHERLWRRGATTVAMTCVHATAERMEMAGVPTIRVRPTGAAIRSSLQTAALLGAHHRLEESQLVVVLVDVPTLRETPRRVTPRYWRDELKLALHRVLLQEAHRMSASVWPLDDHSYLVTATRGSVTSSTEGFRTPPFVERVREELGLAIEVGIGMGRTAHEAENHARAALARSQSSQRTQGFALDRDGRALVPAPRTPPRSQPQAKPKGLEILARLADKLGDQEQPLIVDAENAGRMLGVTPRTARRLLRTLVEEGLAWPLPPNRTPQPGRPRQLYRLIVEKLGPSKAS
- a CDS encoding TetR/AcrR family transcriptional regulator; this encodes MGEQTIGLRELKKRQTRENISNQATRLFLERGFDAVTIAEVAAAAQVAKMTVTNYFPRKEDLALDMRDVFVGLLATTVRERETGDSALAALRRAFLAQVAERNPVAGFSGPAFARMIIGSPALVARLREFHDDREKALGDVLAAETGAAPGDIAPRVAAAQLGAVHRLLFEEILRRTLRGDGDDAVAAAVARDARIAFAALEPSLGSYAVR
- a CDS encoding low temperature requirement protein A → MTSSPTPTDEEEVYGVTTLELFFDLVFVFTLIRLTDVLIGEFSPLGLFQIVLMFGVLWWMYGGYAWLTNMTAPKATAHRLLILAGMGGFFMVAIGTPTAFTGGGGLVWGLGYLLLVLAHVTLYARGNPNILRVLPANLLAAALIIAAGLLDGGPAVYVLWTIALVVPIVQPYIVPAGGLFRIRPEHIVERHGLLVMITLGESIISVGTGAAHAHLDAGLVVAALLGLALAAAIWWTYFTGDDERAEETLAAADDARRTQMTMFGYFYAHIPLIVGVLVTAAGMKKAVEHAWEHLKPGTALAIAGGVALYLAGDVLFRRIMRIGPSRIRLAAAAASLATIPLGLWLATAEIAALIAILTTTVLLERRSPAPSKGNPASHHPSPAPG
- a CDS encoding NUDIX hydrolase translates to MSVPRLAVSVDLVVLTVRAQRLCALMWRRDRAPYDGAWSLPGGFIQLDEDLPVAAARLMAERAGLADVRIHLEQLATYGYPDRDPRQRVVSVAYLGLAPDLPASSRAQVLWTAVDELVHHDKAAFDHRRILCDGMERARAKLEYTSLAAAFCPPEFTVAELRRVYEIVWGTALDPRNFHRKVTGADRFLIPTDRTTTRDGGRPARLYRRGDAEQLRPPMLRPRG
- the murA gene encoding UDP-N-acetylglucosamine 1-carboxyvinyltransferase — its product is MGHEVRYRVRGGRQLHGTVFVQGAKNAVLPMIGASLMAAKGRTVLRNVPIIEDVRRAVELARAIGARAELHEAERTLVIDASTLSSPVLPADIASRFRGSFLFVPALLHRLGEAVIEGVGGCNLGSRNLDFHYNGFKRMGATVTENVGDDGDGVIHIKAGDLRGGTLYCDTPSHTGTENLIMAAALAQGTTLIKNAALEPEVLDNIAILQAMGAKISGGGTGFITVEGVDELTAVEHTVMPDRIDTGVFVMAAAITGGDLSLVGATLEHLGVAADKLEQMGVEFHQQGAVLQVRRERTLRPINVITDEYPGFATDLQSPIMALSCLADGPSYIYERIFDGRFKLADELRKMGADIDVDGNRAKVNGPRALRGAEVEAHDLRCGSALVLAGLAAEGETTITSAYYLDRGHAHTAERLSQLGADIVRETS
- the purB gene encoding adenylosuccinate lyase, yielding MIERYTLPEMGRVWSDAHKYELWCKVEVLVVEAHAAAGTIPPEVVEPVRKAPPPTPEAVHEIEAVTQHDVIAFLSAWADNTEPREAARYVHFGMTSSDLLDTALALQLVEATDILLAKADALVATLRDHALAHRGTLRVGRTHGIHGEPDVWGHRVADFAFAMARSRDRLRRARAAVGVMAISGAVGTYSNIDPAIEAHVARELGLASADVSTQVVIRDGISEWVSALAIMATVCEAIALEVRHGQRTEVRELWEPFGKGQKGSSAMPHKKNPIISERLAGMARIVRAQIVPVLEGIPLWHERDISHSSTERIALPDASVALDYMLNLTNRLMSGLVVDEARMTANLESTGGLIYTSTVLLELVEAGMSRDDEAYPLVQKAAMETWETGVPFRETLRAHAAAAGLSLDEGRLDEVCRPERFVERLGPVFDRLADLT
- the purD gene encoding phosphoribosylamine--glycine ligase; translation: MRVLVLGSGGREHALARALHRDPAVTALHCAPGNPGTAEIADNHQLDPSDPAAVTELAARLRVELVVVGPEAPLVAGVGDALRAAGVPCFGPDREAARIEGSKAFAKEIMSAAGVPTADARVCGSRAEAEAALDAFGPPYVVKDDGLAAGKGVVVTENRDAALAHAEACERVVIEEFLDGPEVSLFALCDGRHAVPLLPAQDFKRALDGDAGPNTGGMGAYTPLPWAPEGLVDEVMSTVVQPTLDELRRRETPYVGVLYAGLALTSRGVRVVEFNARFGDPETQVVLDRLATPIATLLQACAIGGLDPDLRPEWHPGAAVTVVVAAEGYPAAPSKGDEITGLAGANAVDGAYVLHAGSSLDMDDGRLVASGGRVLSVVGTGADLAEARTAAYRAVSEIGLRGSHHRTDIAAKAAEGV
- a CDS encoding suppressor of fused domain protein, translated to MDESPGWDAIDAALRSVYGDLEPKHWATIHKWMLGGPDPLDGISAYPRTDPVPHWHMVSYGMSELYEKESENPDESGWGFEFTFRLVRNPEDETPPVWAASMLQNLARYVFNSGNWFEPGHHMNVNGPIAADRDDSDIRAITFVVDPELGEIATPHGSLQFLQVVGLATEEYEAVRQWNSEALMDVLAPHLPLFVTDLDRRSLLADPGVARAVREGLERDGSSSGMQFVSTAHWDRGPDGTTIKLGALQAPAIADSLRGRLPFGRELTLRTEDTALTFVPADEFAIEEPDDGRLAIGVPSGALDDLVATLQPTAARRPVPSLPGLTVEIVPTHMKDQYGEETGEVVG